The following proteins are encoded in a genomic region of Methylobacterium tardum:
- a CDS encoding tyrosine-type recombinase/integrase yields the protein MSDAIEGVKPIRRKLASGAERVYYYHRATGHRLPDDPASPAFKAMLDRANREAASLLRPPRPSTRTIATLIRTYQSAPDWTKLAASTRETEQFNINAIEREFGDMPLAAVEQKGARAIFLEWRDELAEEHPRAADGKLVRLARILKFAFDREMIDKHPLATFRRVYGVDRSATLWLPEHFAALNAEARPEIRLAAFVALHTGQRRGDLIALRWGQYDGSAIRLTQSKTGAQVFIPCTKALRTALDELRALASAARLDVEMCPILLSPSGRPWTIEAFKTAWRRAFQRSGITADLHFHDIRGTAVTMLAEAGCTVPEIASITGHALESAQRIIDRYLARTNALAVSAIAKLEARLS from the coding sequence ATGAGCGACGCAATCGAAGGGGTTAAGCCGATCCGGCGCAAGCTCGCGAGCGGAGCCGAGCGGGTTTATTACTACCACCGCGCGACCGGGCATCGCCTGCCGGACGACCCCGCCTCCCCGGCGTTCAAGGCCATGCTCGATCGGGCTAATCGTGAAGCCGCATCGCTACTCCGTCCCCCACGGCCGAGCACCCGCACGATCGCGACGCTTATCCGGACGTATCAGTCTGCACCCGACTGGACGAAGCTCGCCGCATCGACGCGCGAGACCGAGCAGTTCAACATAAACGCGATCGAGCGCGAATTCGGGGACATGCCGCTGGCGGCTGTTGAGCAGAAAGGCGCTCGCGCGATCTTCCTCGAATGGCGCGATGAACTTGCGGAAGAGCATCCGCGGGCCGCCGACGGCAAGCTCGTCCGCCTCGCGCGCATCCTGAAGTTCGCCTTTGACCGCGAGATGATCGACAAGCACCCGCTGGCAACGTTCAGGCGGGTTTACGGGGTCGACCGCTCGGCGACGTTGTGGCTTCCTGAGCACTTCGCAGCGCTCAACGCCGAGGCGCGGCCGGAGATCCGACTCGCAGCCTTTGTAGCCTTGCACACCGGCCAGCGTCGCGGCGACCTTATCGCGCTACGGTGGGGCCAGTACGATGGCAGCGCCATTCGGCTAACGCAGTCGAAGACGGGCGCTCAGGTCTTTATCCCTTGCACGAAGGCGTTGAGGACTGCGCTCGATGAGCTTCGGGCGTTGGCGTCGGCGGCTAGGCTTGACGTTGAGATGTGCCCGATCCTCCTGTCGCCGAGCGGCCGACCTTGGACGATCGAGGCCTTCAAGACTGCTTGGCGGCGAGCGTTTCAGCGGTCGGGCATCACGGCCGACCTCCACTTTCACGACATCCGCGGTACGGCTGTTACCATGCTTGCGGAGGCTGGCTGCACCGTGCCGGAGATCGCCTCGATCACGGGCCACGCCTTGGAGAGCGCTCAGCGGATTATTGATCGCTATCTCGCGCGCACGAACGCGTTGGCGGTGTCGGCTATCGCGAAGCTTGAGGCGCGGCTCTCGTGA
- the ychF gene encoding redox-regulated ATPase YchF, which translates to MGFKCGIVGLPNVGKSTLFNALTQTAAAQAANYPFCTIEPNVGEVAVPDPRLTDLARIASPKEIIPTRLTFVDIAGLVRGASKGEGLGNQFLANIREVDAIAHVVRCFTDGDVTHVEGKVDPAADIETIETELMLADLDSLERRAVALEKKAKGADKEAKETLDLVNRALPLLRDGKPARLVERKPDEEKLFQSLGLMTAKPVLYVCNVDEGDADKGNAYSDAVVARAKEEGAVAVVVSAKIESEIAVMPEADQAEFLEAVGLTEPGLNRVIRAGYDLLGLVTYFTVGPKEARAWTITKGTRAPGAAGVIHSDFEKGFIRAETIAFKDYTALNGEAGARDAGKLRLEGKEYVVQDGDVLHFRFAN; encoded by the coding sequence ATGGGCTTCAAATGCGGCATCGTCGGCCTGCCGAACGTCGGCAAGTCGACCCTCTTCAACGCGCTGACGCAGACGGCGGCCGCCCAGGCGGCGAACTACCCGTTCTGCACCATCGAGCCGAATGTCGGCGAGGTGGCGGTGCCGGACCCGCGGCTGACGGATCTCGCCCGGATCGCGTCGCCGAAGGAGATCATCCCGACGCGGCTGACCTTCGTGGACATTGCCGGCCTCGTGCGCGGCGCCTCCAAGGGTGAGGGCCTGGGCAACCAGTTCCTGGCCAATATTCGCGAGGTCGACGCCATCGCCCACGTGGTCCGCTGCTTCACGGACGGCGACGTCACCCACGTGGAGGGCAAGGTCGATCCGGCCGCCGATATCGAGACGATTGAGACCGAGCTGATGCTCGCCGACCTCGACAGCCTGGAGCGCCGCGCCGTCGCCTTGGAGAAGAAGGCCAAGGGCGCCGACAAGGAGGCCAAGGAAACCCTCGACCTCGTCAACCGCGCGCTCCCGCTCCTGCGCGACGGCAAGCCGGCGCGCCTCGTGGAGCGCAAGCCCGACGAGGAGAAGCTGTTCCAGTCGCTCGGCCTGATGACCGCGAAGCCCGTCCTCTACGTCTGCAACGTCGACGAGGGCGACGCCGACAAGGGCAACGCCTACTCGGACGCGGTCGTCGCCCGCGCCAAGGAAGAGGGCGCCGTCGCGGTGGTGGTCTCGGCCAAGATCGAGAGCGAGATCGCCGTGATGCCGGAGGCCGACCAGGCCGAGTTCCTGGAGGCGGTGGGGCTCACCGAGCCGGGCCTCAACCGGGTGATCCGCGCCGGCTACGACCTCCTCGGCCTCGTGACCTACTTCACGGTCGGCCCCAAGGAGGCGCGGGCCTGGACGATCACCAAGGGCACCCGCGCCCCCGGGGCGGCCGGGGTGATCCACTCGGATTTCGAGAAGGGCTTCATCCGCGCCGAGACCATCGCGTTCAAGGACTACACGGCCTTGAACGGCGAGGCCGGGGCCCGGGACGCCGGCAAGCTGCGGCTCGAGGGCAAGGAGTACGTGGTGCAGGACGGCGACGTGCTGCATTTCCGCTTCGCCAACTGA
- a CDS encoding FUSC family protein, giving the protein MPGRRARVRRPSLTAPSPTEKPSVRAWSRQRAAGRGSLNRPGADLRRLPTGLDLRGLRLVEGVRAAFAFGVVILLNIWVQWPPLLTMALAANLACFCDNGGPMRARLRVLTAFSLLGGLLWAGLGLLKPLGLPVVVPVACALIFACAYARVWSVQAQSAGNVLVVVLCIALDRPLTPEQAGITVLMFAAGGLWATFLALVIWRLHPYRPAHRAVAEVWHDLARLCGDLERLVALPEPDNAAFDGHARGHRRGVRAGIETARTMILDLARSRERVSDRTAQALLRLESAEQIFSALIAVGELIDSRPDPHRRALAKTFLRRLRPLLVTIARAIRDDVDLDLARLEHSITRVAEGLSADPILAGLADRIVGRVRIGAKLSAPEGYRPGGTLTEGGRLDRWTRYVGPLQQNFTLASPNLRHALRASAVAAPALAATLSYAGAFTHWLVMTVVLTMQPFYAATWQRALERIGGTVLGGLAGAVLAYYATTPLMEAGLILVLSVVGFAARQISYGFFVTCLTPLVVLLVELLEPGHSSWEIVAMRAGFTVLGGLIAVASCTVLWPIWEPDQVRQELRRALKAHADFAEAVLRAAPGPEREAALLASTRAAGLALNDLEAALSRALQQPRAGHHPEVESALVADATLRRISARLTVLRHAPEAADPKAGIWRDWITATLAALGADRPLPARPDLNQGQSLTRLVSQVDLLAGTLRPGQIRAAAAAGMAAPSGPPTMSVTR; this is encoded by the coding sequence ATGCCGGGGCGCCGCGCCCGTGTCCGGAGACCGAGCTTGACCGCGCCGAGTCCCACAGAAAAGCCGTCCGTGCGCGCCTGGAGCCGCCAGCGCGCCGCGGGCCGGGGCAGCCTGAACCGGCCCGGCGCGGATCTGCGGCGCCTGCCGACCGGCCTCGACCTCCGGGGCCTGCGGCTCGTGGAGGGCGTGCGCGCCGCCTTCGCGTTCGGCGTCGTCATCCTGCTCAATATCTGGGTGCAGTGGCCGCCGCTGCTGACCATGGCGCTCGCCGCCAACCTCGCCTGCTTCTGCGACAATGGCGGGCCGATGCGGGCACGCCTGCGCGTGCTCACCGCCTTCTCGCTGCTCGGCGGCCTGCTCTGGGCCGGGCTCGGCCTGCTCAAGCCCCTGGGCCTTCCGGTTGTCGTCCCGGTCGCCTGCGCGCTGATCTTCGCCTGCGCGTACGCGCGGGTCTGGAGCGTGCAGGCGCAGTCGGCCGGCAACGTCCTGGTGGTGGTGCTGTGCATCGCGCTCGACCGGCCGCTCACCCCCGAACAGGCCGGCATCACCGTGCTGATGTTCGCCGCCGGCGGTCTCTGGGCGACCTTCCTGGCCCTCGTGATCTGGCGCCTGCACCCCTACCGGCCGGCCCACCGGGCGGTGGCGGAGGTCTGGCACGATCTCGCGCGCCTCTGCGGCGATCTCGAGCGGCTCGTCGCCCTGCCGGAGCCCGACAATGCCGCCTTCGACGGCCATGCCCGCGGCCACCGACGGGGCGTGCGGGCGGGCATCGAGACCGCGCGGACCATGATCCTCGACCTCGCCCGCTCCCGCGAGCGCGTCTCGGACCGCACCGCCCAGGCGCTGCTGCGCCTGGAGAGCGCCGAGCAGATCTTTTCCGCCCTGATCGCCGTGGGTGAGCTGATCGACAGCCGGCCCGACCCGCACCGCCGTGCTCTGGCAAAAACCTTCCTGCGCCGCCTGCGCCCCCTGCTGGTGACCATCGCCCGGGCGATCCGCGACGATGTCGACCTCGATCTCGCCCGCCTGGAGCACTCGATCACCCGGGTGGCCGAGGGGCTCTCGGCCGACCCGATCCTGGCGGGGCTCGCCGACCGGATCGTCGGGCGCGTGCGCATCGGCGCCAAGCTCTCGGCGCCGGAGGGGTACCGGCCCGGCGGCACGCTCACCGAGGGCGGCCGCCTCGACCGATGGACCCGCTATGTCGGGCCGCTGCAGCAGAACTTCACCCTGGCCTCGCCGAACCTGCGCCATGCCCTGCGGGCGAGCGCGGTCGCGGCGCCGGCGCTCGCCGCCACCCTGAGCTACGCGGGCGCCTTCACGCACTGGCTGGTGATGACCGTGGTGCTGACCATGCAGCCCTTCTACGCGGCGACGTGGCAGCGGGCCCTCGAGCGGATCGGCGGCACGGTGCTGGGCGGCCTCGCGGGCGCGGTCCTCGCCTATTATGCCACGACCCCGCTGATGGAGGCTGGCCTGATCCTCGTGCTCAGCGTGGTCGGCTTCGCGGCGCGCCAGATCTCGTACGGCTTCTTCGTCACCTGCCTGACCCCGCTCGTGGTGCTGCTGGTCGAGTTGCTGGAGCCGGGCCACAGCTCCTGGGAGATCGTCGCCATGCGGGCGGGCTTCACGGTGCTGGGCGGCCTGATCGCGGTGGCGAGCTGCACGGTGCTCTGGCCGATCTGGGAGCCCGACCAGGTCCGCCAGGAATTGCGCCGGGCGCTGAAGGCCCACGCGGATTTCGCCGAGGCCGTGCTGCGCGCCGCCCCCGGGCCGGAGCGGGAGGCCGCGCTCCTGGCCAGCACCCGCGCGGCCGGCCTCGCCCTCAACGATCTGGAGGCGGCGCTGTCGCGCGCCCTGCAGCAGCCCCGGGCCGGCCACCATCCGGAGGTGGAATCCGCCCTGGTGGCCGACGCGACCCTGCGCCGGATCAGCGCCCGGCTGACCGTGCTGCGGCACGCCCCCGAGGCCGCGGACCCGAAGGCCGGGATCTGGCGGGACTGGATCACCGCGACCCTGGCGGCGCTCGGCGCCGACCGGCCGCTGCCGGCGCGGCCCGACCTGAACCAGGGCCAGTCCCTGACCCGGCTGGTGAGTCAGGTCGATCTCCTGGCCGGCACGCTGCGTCCCGGCCAGATCCGCGCGGCGGCCGCGGCCGGGATGGCCGCGCCGTCCGGGCCTCCGACGATGTCGGTGACCCGGTAG
- the pth gene encoding aminoacyl-tRNA hydrolase, with protein sequence MRLIVGLGNPGARYAGNRHNIGFLAIDAIARQHRASPFRHRFQGEAAEVVLGTERAILLKPTTFMNESGRSVSEAQRFYKIPLGDVIVLHDELDLAPAKLRVKVGGGNAGHNGLRSITAQCGNDYRRVRLGIGHPGDKALVHSYVLNDFGKAEQPWVEDLCRAVADHAGLLAAGEDASFQNKVHLAMAGRGWDDVKTLGARN encoded by the coding sequence ATGCGGCTGATCGTCGGCCTTGGAAATCCGGGCGCGCGCTACGCGGGCAACCGGCACAATATCGGCTTCCTCGCTATCGACGCGATCGCCCGGCAGCACCGGGCGAGCCCGTTCCGCCACCGCTTCCAGGGCGAGGCCGCCGAGGTGGTGCTGGGCACGGAGCGGGCGATCCTGTTGAAGCCCACGACCTTCATGAACGAGTCGGGCCGCTCGGTCTCGGAAGCGCAGCGCTTCTATAAGATCCCGCTCGGCGACGTGATCGTGCTTCACGACGAGCTCGACCTCGCCCCCGCCAAGCTGCGGGTGAAGGTCGGCGGCGGCAATGCCGGCCATAACGGCCTGCGCTCGATCACCGCGCAATGCGGCAACGACTATCGCCGGGTCCGGCTCGGCATCGGCCATCCCGGCGACAAGGCGCTGGTGCATTCTTACGTGCTCAACGATTTCGGCAAGGCCGAGCAGCCCTGGGTCGAGGATCTCTGCCGGGCGGTTGCCGACCACGCCGGGCTGCTCGCCGCCGGTGAGGATGCGAGCTTCCAGAACAAGGTCCACCTCGCCATGGCGGGCCGCGGCTGGGACGACGTGAAGACGCTCGGCGCGAGAAATTGA
- a CDS encoding mCpol domain-containing protein has product MLFITVDGDDIGQKISACYLNNDVESLSLLNEFVQSIVRKIADYLQSEGFKIIFCAADGVAGFIDLPDLDLARIYNRISNFSERQLTFSAGVGANLRESYFALSFAKSNGKARICQFKDLP; this is encoded by the coding sequence ATGTTGTTTATAACAGTAGACGGGGACGACATTGGCCAGAAGATATCTGCATGTTATCTGAATAATGACGTCGAGTCTCTGTCTTTGTTAAATGAATTTGTGCAAAGTATCGTCAGAAAAATTGCAGATTATCTCCAATCCGAGGGGTTCAAGATCATATTTTGCGCAGCGGACGGAGTTGCGGGTTTTATTGATCTGCCCGATTTAGATCTAGCTAGAATTTACAACCGAATTTCTAATTTTTCCGAAAGACAGCTGACATTCTCGGCAGGAGTTGGGGCTAATTTGCGTGAGTCTTACTTCGCCTTGTCTTTTGCAAAAAGTAACGGGAAAGCACGCATCTGCCAATTTAAGGATCTGCCTTGA
- a CDS encoding helix-turn-helix transcriptional regulator: MNIRLKQCLTRPDLSGMLGVSTRTLRRMDRDGTGPRPIRVGPHTVRYAPAEVAEFMNAAGLSAPAELTAGRNGFALPGSR; encoded by the coding sequence ATGAATATCAGACTCAAGCAGTGCCTGACGCGGCCGGACCTGTCCGGCATGCTCGGCGTCAGCACGCGGACGCTGCGCCGCATGGACCGTGACGGCACTGGCCCACGGCCCATCCGGGTCGGTCCCCATACCGTTCGCTACGCGCCGGCCGAGGTCGCCGAGTTCATGAACGCAGCCGGCCTGTCCGCGCCCGCCGAACTCACCGCCGGCCGCAACGGCTTCGCGCTTCCCGGCTCTCGCTAA
- a CDS encoding phage tail assembly protein translates to MSGGVEITLDHPIESDGVTHNVITVRPPTAEDFRRARRGNFTRYARGMALAAIVTGCSRDVLRKMEEADAAKVDDFLLRHSA, encoded by the coding sequence ATGAGCGGCGGCGTTGAGATCACCCTCGATCACCCAATCGAGTCGGACGGGGTAACGCACAACGTCATCACCGTTCGCCCGCCGACCGCTGAAGACTTCCGGCGGGCTCGCCGCGGGAACTTCACCCGATACGCCCGCGGCATGGCCCTCGCGGCGATAGTGACGGGCTGCAGTCGCGACGTCCTCCGCAAGATGGAAGAGGCCGACGCGGCGAAGGTCGACGATTTTCTACTTCGTCATTCGGCTTGA
- a CDS encoding PIN domain-containing protein, with protein sequence MKNVTVTMSEALLQRARVAAARDGKSLSRFVAEAVEQRVGRPLTQLEAIERFLAGPLSTFWMRTGRHRPETNCTMTTDLVFVDTNVFLYARDDRYPDKQRTVTHWLATLAAREALVVSPQVIGEIHNAVLRGKVAVDSAEMRRMTLELQPFSQGATDLELITRAWSIRTETTFQWWDCIILAAATRAGCRYLLSEDYQHDRTVRGTTILNPFMVGPEAVVTEH encoded by the coding sequence ATGAAGAACGTCACGGTGACGATGAGCGAGGCCCTGCTGCAGCGGGCGCGCGTCGCGGCCGCGCGCGACGGCAAGAGCCTGTCGCGCTTCGTGGCCGAGGCCGTCGAGCAGCGGGTCGGCCGACCGCTGACGCAGCTTGAGGCGATCGAGCGGTTCCTGGCTGGCCCCCTCTCCACGTTCTGGATGAGAACGGGAAGGCACCGACCCGAGACCAACTGTACGATGACGACTGACCTCGTCTTCGTCGATACGAACGTCTTCCTGTATGCCCGCGACGATCGTTACCCGGACAAGCAACGGACGGTCACGCACTGGCTCGCAACGCTCGCGGCCCGCGAGGCTCTCGTCGTGAGTCCGCAGGTGATCGGCGAGATCCACAACGCGGTCCTGCGCGGGAAGGTCGCCGTCGACAGCGCGGAGATGCGGCGGATGACACTGGAACTGCAACCCTTCTCGCAGGGCGCGACCGATCTCGAACTCATCACGCGGGCTTGGTCGATCCGGACCGAGACGACCTTCCAGTGGTGGGATTGCATCATTCTCGCAGCTGCGACGCGCGCCGGGTGCCGCTATCTTCTCTCGGAGGATTACCAGCACGACCGCACGGTCCGCGGCACCACCATCCTCAACCCTTTCATGGTCGGCCCCGAGGCCGTCGTGACCGAACACTAG
- a CDS encoding IS630 family transposase (programmed frameshift), whose protein sequence is MGRPYSQDLRERVVDAAGATSRRQAAKRFGVGAATAIRWMAALATTGTVAARPQGRARRSKLDPHEAFLRALIAERDDVTLEEMRVRLREERALPVGLGTLWSFLDARGLTYKKKTAHATEQDRPDVKAAREAWFQDQPDLDPARLVFLDETWTSTNMARTRGRAPRGERLRSGVPHGHWKTTTFVAGLRLSGLSAPFVLDGPINRDAFQTYVERVLVPELTPGDTVVMDNLGSHKGPAVRAAIEAAGARLLFLPPYSPDFNPIEMAFSKLKALLRKAAERTVEGLWTAIGQLIDTITPDECANFFRAAGYEPD, encoded by the exons ATGGGCCGACCCTACAGCCAGGATCTGCGTGAGCGGGTGGTGGACGCCGCAGGCGCGACGTCGCGCCGGCAAGCGGCCAAGCGCTTCGGGGTGGGGGCTGCGACCGCGATCCGCTGGATGGCGGCGCTGGCCACGACCGGGACGGTGGCGGCCCGTCCGCAAGGTCGGGCACGCCGCTCCAAGCTCGATCCGCACGAGGCGTTCCTGCGCGCCCTGATCGCCGAGCGGGATGACGTCACCCTGGAGGAGATGCGGGTCCGCCTGCGGGAGGAGCGCGCTCTCCCAGTCGGGCTGGGCACGCTGTGGAGCTTCCTCGACGCGCGCGGCCTGACATACA AAAAAAAGACAGCTCACGCCACGGAGCAGGACCGCCCGGACGTGAAGGCCGCCCGCGAGGCGTGGTTCCAGGACCAGCCCGACCTCGACCCCGCCCGCCTCGTGTTCCTTGACGAGACTTGGACCTCGACCAACATGGCCCGCACCCGCGGGCGTGCCCCGCGCGGCGAACGGCTTCGTTCGGGCGTGCCGCACGGTCATTGGAAGACCACAACCTTCGTGGCAGGCCTGCGCCTGTCGGGTCTCTCGGCGCCGTTCGTGCTGGACGGGCCGATCAACCGCGACGCCTTCCAGACTTACGTCGAGCGCGTGCTGGTGCCCGAACTCACTCCCGGCGACACCGTCGTGATGGACAACCTCGGCAGCCATAAAGGGCCGGCCGTGCGCGCGGCTATCGAGGCGGCCGGCGCGCGGCTGCTCTTCCTCCCGCCCTACTCGCCCGACTTCAACCCGATCGAAATGGCCTTCTCCAAGCTCAAGGCGCTGCTGCGCAAGGCCGCTGAGCGCACCGTCGAGGGATTATGGACAGCCATCGGCCAGCTCATCGACACCATCACACCTGACGAATGTGCCAACTTCTTCAGAGCCGCAGGATATGAGCCAGATTAA
- a CDS encoding MaoC/PaaZ C-terminal domain-containing protein, with product MPDPALEDFSVGDVIVGEPLTVTRDAIVGFATAFDFQPFHIGETAAETTFAGRLIGSGWHTAALGMRLLQQGPFQGGSSLGAPGIGELRWLAPVLPGDALTLTFRVVGLRDSATKPGLGFVTAEVALDNQRAETVLTQRFTFMLARRGTDPLPPRPVAIGEPGPVTEPDDAEILPFLRDAEIGAVRELGAYAFTAEAIVAFARAYDPQAFHLDPEVAKRSHFGGLCASGWHTAAAYMNRMLTTRARDAAYTAARGPVPEAGPSPGFKNLRWLKPVYAGDTVRFSARLTDKRASASRPGWGTAFARNTGVNQRGEPVFAFDSAVFHRWEP from the coding sequence ATGCCGGATCCCGCCCTCGAAGACTTCTCCGTCGGCGACGTGATCGTCGGGGAGCCGCTGACGGTGACCCGCGACGCCATCGTGGGCTTCGCGACGGCGTTCGACTTCCAGCCGTTCCATATCGGCGAGACGGCCGCCGAGACGACCTTCGCGGGCCGGCTGATCGGCTCGGGCTGGCACACGGCGGCGCTCGGGATGCGGCTGCTCCAGCAGGGGCCGTTCCAGGGCGGCTCGTCGCTCGGCGCGCCGGGGATCGGCGAGCTGCGCTGGCTCGCCCCGGTCCTGCCCGGCGACGCCCTGACGCTGACCTTCCGGGTCGTAGGGCTGCGCGATTCGGCGACGAAGCCCGGCCTCGGCTTCGTGACCGCCGAGGTCGCCCTCGACAATCAGCGGGCTGAGACGGTGCTCACCCAGCGCTTCACCTTCATGCTGGCCCGCCGCGGCACCGATCCCCTGCCCCCGCGGCCCGTCGCGATCGGGGAACCCGGCCCGGTCACCGAGCCGGACGATGCCGAGATCCTGCCGTTCCTGCGGGATGCCGAGATCGGCGCCGTGCGCGAGCTGGGCGCCTACGCGTTCACCGCCGAGGCGATCGTGGCCTTCGCGCGGGCCTACGACCCGCAGGCCTTCCATCTCGACCCCGAGGTGGCCAAGCGCAGCCATTTCGGCGGGCTCTGCGCCTCCGGCTGGCACACGGCCGCCGCCTACATGAACCGGATGCTCACGACCCGCGCCCGCGACGCCGCCTACACGGCCGCCCGGGGTCCCGTCCCGGAGGCGGGCCCCTCCCCCGGGTTCAAGAACCTGCGCTGGCTGAAGCCGGTCTACGCCGGCGACACGGTCCGGTTCAGCGCCCGGCTCACCGACAAGCGCGCCTCGGCCTCGCGGCCGGGCTGGGGCACGGCCTTCGCCCGCAACACCGGGGTGAACCAGCGCGGCGAGCCGGTCTTCGCCTTCGACAGCGCCGTTTTCCACCGCTGGGAGCCCTGA